A stretch of DNA from Thiothrix subterranea:
AACACACTGGCACGAATCAATGCACCGGTTTTGTGAATGTGCATGTTTTCCAATTCTACCTCAGTCAGGGTTTCCCCGACGGCTGCCAAATCAAGCGCTTGCCCACCGACCATGCCGCGAGAACCCGCCGCCTGCCCCAATAACTCAATCATCCGCAAGCGTTGCGCGGGCGAAGCCGTCATCCGGGGGTGTGCCGCCAATACCTGAAATGCCAAAGCTTGCAACGCATCCCCCACCAAAATCGCGGTCGGCTCATCGAACGCTTTATGGCAGGTTGGTTTACCTCGGCGTAAATCATCATCGTCCATTGCCGGTAAATCGTCATGCACCAGCGAATACACATGAATCAGTTCTACCGCAGCCGCTGGAATATCCAAATGCTCTGGCGCAATTCCCAAGGCTTCCCCGGTGGCATACACCAATAGCGGGCGCATCCGCTTGCCGCCATCCAGCACCGAATAGCGCAAGGCTTGATGTAATACCGCAGGATGCGTCGTCGCCGGTGGCAAAACATCTTCCAACACCGACTCAATACGCCCTTGCCAGGCTTGCAAACGATTACGCACATTCAGCATCAGGCATCCCCTTGCTGCGGAAAGTGACTTTCCTGACCATCCGCACTCAACAATTTGACCCGTTGCTCGGCGGCTTTCAGCGCCTCTTGGCACTGTCGCGTTAACAACACGCCACGTTCAAATTCTTTGAGGGAATCTTCCAAAGATAACTCACCACTTTCCATACGCTGCACCAGCGTTTCTAACGCCAACATCGCGGTTTCAAAATTGGCTGGGTTAGTGCTGATTTCCGCCTGTTTTCTCGGCATACACAATCCTGCTTATGCGGGTAAATAAAGATAGTAAAGCCTAAGTCAGCTTCAGGGGCAAGCCTATACAAGGTATTCTTTGAAGAACATGTTACAAATACCGCAAACTATTCCATAAATATTATAATATTCTAATTATCAAATAATAGGAACGCGCAACAATGTTAAACCGTTATCAACAAGCAACCGCATACTTAATACTCATGGGCACGTTAGCGATTGGTACGCCGCTGAGTAAGGCGGAAGAAACCGTTATTGCTTACCCCACTAGCCCGACTTTACCCGCGACACCAGCGCCAGCTACTACAGCGGCTGACAGCACACTGACACCACAAGTCACTCGCGCTGCATTTACTACGGTTATCACAGCTCGCGAACCCAATGATCAGTTAACCCGTGTCAGTGCAGGGCAAAATGTTTATTACTTCACCGAATTACTTAACTTGCAAGGGCGGATTATCACGCATCGCTGGGAAAAAGATGGCGCTTTTCAACTCGGTTTACAGTTTCCGGTAGGTGGGCAACGCTGGCGAGTACACTCTAACAAAATGATCGCCCCTAATCTGCCCGGCGTTTGGAAAGTCAGTGTTATCAATGATGACGGCTCAGTATTGCACCAAGACACCTTACTGGTTGAGGCCATTACAGCGTCTGATCCCGTAACAACCGCACCTGAAACCTTACCGGAGACTCCGGCAGCTCCACCTGTCAGCACACCTAAGCCCGAACCAGCACCGCAAGCTATTTGGGATACCTTACCACGCTAAACAAACCTTGCCAGAAACGCAAAGCGGGCTAAAAAGCCCGCCTGCTGTCATTCATTGCCTAAGAGCAGCTATCAGAAAGAACACAATACCAAGGTAAAATTCACATCTTTTTGATTTTGCTTACCCCGTTCTGCCAGCATATCCGCATTCACAAAACGCAAGGTGAAACGCTGTTTTCCCGCACTGATTTCAGGATAATAATCAACGCTATCAGGCAGTTCTACCCGCATCATTTGATAAGGCTTACGCGCTTCCAGCATCGACTGATAGAAACCTTCCTTAGCCACTTCTGCATGACGCTCACCGAAATCACGCACAATATTCAGCAACTCACGAGCGGCAGCATTGGCGGTCACATAAGGCTCAATCCATTCACGCAAATCATCGACCCGCACATTGATCGCTTGCTCTTGCCAATAATGGAACAGCGGAATATCAAAGCCATTCAAACCACCGGGCAAGGTAGAGCGTTGGCGCAAACTGTTGAAAAACGTGTGCGTTTTTAAATGTTGCCCCAGTTGCCCCCGCTGCTGGTACAACACATCACTGTGGTGATTGAGTTTTTCTAGTACCGCATCAAGACGCGCCGCATCCGCATCTTCGCGACGCAATAACAAACGTGCTGATTGCCCCATGCGGTCAATTTCTTTCAGGATTTCGCTTTTGACATCAAGGCGGGCAGAAAGGTTATACAGATCCAGCAACAAATGCAGTGCCGCTACCGTATCCTCAGGTTTGGGATCAGTAGAAATATGGTATTGAAATCGCCCCATTAGCAATTCCAATCGCATAAATAAACGGATTTTTTCGTTTAACGGCTGCTCATAACCAATCATGTATGGCTCGGAAATTCGGCGGATGTCGTCACTCAGCGGTTGTGCATAAATCATCATAAAACACTTACAAGCCCTATTGAATTGCCTTTATACCAAAAAGCTAATAGAACAAGCAACTAAGCTTCTGACAATTTTATGTATTTAATATTTAAATCATCAATTTTTTCATAAAAATCAGTAATTGACGCAGTATTGCTAATAATGTCATGAGCTTGCTGCAAACGTGCTTCGCGCTCGATTTGCGACTGCATGATAGACATAATCACGCTATCATCACTGCCGTCACGCTGCCTGACGCGCAACTTTTGCTGGTCTGGCAAACAATCAATTACCAAGATTCGATCGAAAAGTTGAGTATAGCCCTTTTCAAACAAGAGTGGGACATCAACAATCACATAAGCACTATCGCTACAAGCGGCAATTTTGGTAAGGATTTCGGCGCGAATGCGCGGATGTAGAATGGATTCAAGCTGTTGTAGGCACACAGGGTCACTAAAAACCGTTTGGCGTAGCCACGCACGATTAAGCGCACCATCCGCTTGAAGTGATGGAGAACCAAATAAACCAGCGATTTCCTGCAAGGCAGGTTGCCCTATTGCCACGACTTCACGGGCAATAAGATCGGCTTCAATAACCGGCACGCCGAGTTCTCGAAAACGTTGCACGGCTGTGGATTTGCCACAACCAATACCACCTGTTAAGCCAATCTTTAGCATAAACACCACACAAACACAAAAGGCCGGTTGTTACCTACCGGCCTTGAAAAACGCACCAAACCAATCGAATGATTAGGCTTGCAGCGCTTTAATGTGTGCGTTCAGACGGCTTTTATGGCGTGCTGCTTTATTCTTGTGAATGATACCTTTGTCAGCAATGGAATCAATCACAGGCACAGCCGCTTGGTAAGCAGACAGGGCAGCTTCGCGGTCGCCAGCGTCGATAGCACGCAAGACATTTTTAATTTGTGTACGTAAACGCGTGCGCATATGACGGTTGTGCATACGGCTTACTTCGCTCTGGCGAACACGTTTTTTAGCTGAAGCTATGTTAGGCAAGGGTATTCTCCCGAAAAACCAATCCGAAAAACAAGGCGCGTATTATGCAGCGATTTGCCGCTCGCTTCAACACCTTGAGCATAAAATTTACTGAATATGACCGAGAATACCGTCGAGTTCATCTAAACTATTGTATTCAATGACCAATTTACCCTTGCCCGTGCGGTTGTAACGAATCGCTACTTTCGCACCAAGGGTGTCCGCAAGGGTTTGTTCCAACTTCACCACATCCGGCGAGGGTTTGAACACGGTAACAGGCTTCTGCCCTGCTTCCAATAGGCTTTTGACAAGACGCTCCGTTTCACGCACCGAAAGCTGTTGTTGCGCTACTTTTTGGGCAATGTCGATTTGTTGTTGACCATGTAATCCCAGTAAAGCACGCGCATGTCCCATTTCAAGCTGCCCAGCATCCACCAGTGCTTTGGTTTCTGCTTGTAACTCCAACAGGCGCAGCAAGTTTGTCACCGCCGCACGCGAACGCCCGACCGCTTCCGCCGTTTGCTGGTGGGTCAAACCGAATTCGTCAATCAAGCGCCGCAAACCGCTGGCTTCTTCCAAGGCGTTCAAGTCTTCGCGCTGGATATTTTCGATCAGCGACATCGCTGCCACGGACTGATCAGGGACTTCGCGTACCACGGCGGGAATCGTATGCAGCCCAGCTAACTGCGAGGCTCGCCAACGGCGCTCACCGGCAATCAGCTCGTATTCGCCGCCTCCGAGTTTGCGCACCACAATGGGCTGCACCAACCCTTGGGCTTTGATGGAATCGGCTAATTCTTGCAGGGCATCAGGATCCATACGGGTACGTGGCTGGTACTGACCGGGGCGAATGCGCTCGACCGGAAGCTGTTTCAACACGGTATCGTCAGATTGTTCGCCGTCGCCTCGGACAGAACTCAACAAAATATCAAGACCGCGCCCCAGACTCGGTTTCTTTGCCATGCTTATTCTCCTGCCTGCTCACCCTCAGGGGCGAGCTTGCTACCATCCTTGCGCAACACTTCGGCAGCCAAGGCGAGGTATGCCAATGCACCGCGTGAACCTTTGTCGTATTCCAGCACGGATAAGCCGTGGCTCGGCGCTTCCGCCAAGCGGATATTGCGTGGAATAGCGGTATTGTAGACCTTGTTGCGAAAGAAGGCGTGAATCTGCTCAGAAACATCCCGCGCCAAGTTGCTGCGCGGGTCGTACATGGTGCGTACCAGCCCCATCACTTGCAGCTTAGGGTTGGCGGTCTGGGTAATGCGCTCAATCGTGCCGACCAAGGCGCTCAAGCCTTCCAGCGCGTAGTATTCGCACTGCATGGGGATAATCACCCCATCTGCCGCCACCAGCGCATTCACCGTGAGCATATTGAGGGAGGGCGGGCAATCAATCAGGATGTAATCGTAATTATCAAGCAACGGTGCAAGCGCA
This window harbors:
- a CDS encoding ParB/RepB/Spo0J family partition protein, coding for MAKKPSLGRGLDILLSSVRGDGEQSDDTVLKQLPVERIRPGQYQPRTRMDPDALQELADSIKAQGLVQPIVVRKLGGGEYELIAGERRWRASQLAGLHTIPAVVREVPDQSVAAMSLIENIQREDLNALEEASGLRRLIDEFGLTHQQTAEAVGRSRAAVTNLLRLLELQAETKALVDAGQLEMGHARALLGLHGQQQIDIAQKVAQQQLSVRETERLVKSLLEAGQKPVTVFKPSPDVVKLEQTLADTLGAKVAIRYNRTGKGKLVIEYNSLDELDGILGHIQ
- the zapD gene encoding cell division protein ZapD, with product MMIYAQPLSDDIRRISEPYMIGYEQPLNEKIRLFMRLELLMGRFQYHISTDPKPEDTVAALHLLLDLYNLSARLDVKSEILKEIDRMGQSARLLLRREDADAARLDAVLEKLNHHSDVLYQQRGQLGQHLKTHTFFNSLRQRSTLPGGLNGFDIPLFHYWQEQAINVRVDDLREWIEPYVTANAAARELLNIVRDFGERHAEVAKEGFYQSMLEARKPYQMMRVELPDSVDYYPEISAGKQRFTLRFVNADMLAERGKQNQKDVNFTLVLCSF
- a CDS encoding DUF2914 domain-containing protein, coding for MLNRYQQATAYLILMGTLAIGTPLSKAEETVIAYPTSPTLPATPAPATTAADSTLTPQVTRAAFTTVITAREPNDQLTRVSAGQNVYYFTELLNLQGRIITHRWEKDGAFQLGLQFPVGGQRWRVHSNKMIAPNLPGVWKVSVINDDGSVLHQDTLLVEAITASDPVTTAPETLPETPAAPPVSTPKPEPAPQAIWDTLPR
- the coaE gene encoding dephospho-CoA kinase (Dephospho-CoA kinase (CoaE) performs the final step in coenzyme A biosynthesis.) produces the protein MLKIGLTGGIGCGKSTAVQRFRELGVPVIEADLIAREVVAIGQPALQEIAGLFGSPSLQADGALNRAWLRQTVFSDPVCLQQLESILHPRIRAEILTKIAACSDSAYVIVDVPLLFEKGYTQLFDRILVIDCLPDQQKLRVRQRDGSDDSVIMSIMQSQIEREARLQQAHDIISNTASITDFYEKIDDLNIKYIKLSEA
- the rpsT gene encoding 30S ribosomal protein S20, translating into MPNIASAKKRVRQSEVSRMHNRHMRTRLRTQIKNVLRAIDAGDREAALSAYQAAVPVIDSIADKGIIHKNKAARHKSRLNAHIKALQA
- a CDS encoding exodeoxyribonuclease VII small subunit, coding for MPRKQAEISTNPANFETAMLALETLVQRMESGELSLEDSLKEFERGVLLTRQCQEALKAAEQRVKLLSADGQESHFPQQGDA
- the ispA gene encoding (2E,6E)-farnesyl diphosphate synthase, with the protein product MLNVRNRLQAWQGRIESVLEDVLPPATTHPAVLHQALRYSVLDGGKRMRPLLVYATGEALGIAPEHLDIPAAAVELIHVYSLVHDDLPAMDDDDLRRGKPTCHKAFDEPTAILVGDALQALAFQVLAAHPRMTASPAQRLRMIELLGQAAGSRGMVGGQALDLAAVGETLTEVELENMHIHKTGALIRASVLLAAYSVEALDAQRLQQLDHFAKCIGLAFQVQDDILDVESDTQTLGKTRGADEAAGKPTYPSIIGLSASKTKLQDLYDEALDALVSFGESAHLLREIAEFTVKRIR
- a CDS encoding ParA family protein; this translates as MTRVIAIANQKGGVGKTTTTVNLAASLAAMKRRILLVDIDPQGNATTGVGLEKHGQAVTLTDVLLGEAHATDILEELPNSSLHVLPGSPDVTTAEVKLMSRERREYHLRDALAPLLDNYDYILIDCPPSLNMLTVNALVAADGVIIPMQCEYYALEGLSALVGTIERITQTANPKLQVMGLVRTMYDPRSNLARDVSEQIHAFFRNKVYNTAIPRNIRLAEAPSHGLSVLEYDKGSRGALAYLALAAEVLRKDGSKLAPEGEQAGE